In one window of Methanoculleus thermophilus DNA:
- a CDS encoding methionine synthase — MTLTSVRLPTTVVGSYPVVKGSGLFARMNPLKHAVEVAVADQISAGIDIISDGQVRGDMIRAFTSHLPGIRGSSVVGKVQPAQRPITLADTKYALSRHPKVKGILTGPSTLAHGLAIETSFYRNKEELVLDLAQALAVEARHLQDAGVALIQVDEPIFSTGAANIAVGREAVNAIAGVLRTPVCLHVCGNLETVIDDILRTNVAIFDFEFANNPGNLEVLSEKDLRGRMVGYGCVDSADPGIESIEAIKKRIEAGVDIFSPEAMLLDPDCGMRMRTRDEAFGKLKNMVAAAKLVRAEYTD, encoded by the coding sequence ATGACCCTGACGAGCGTGCGTCTCCCGACCACCGTGGTCGGGAGCTACCCGGTGGTGAAAGGCTCGGGGCTTTTTGCCCGCATGAACCCGCTCAAGCATGCGGTGGAGGTAGCGGTCGCCGACCAGATCAGTGCCGGGATCGATATCATCTCCGACGGCCAGGTCCGGGGCGACATGATCCGGGCCTTCACCTCCCACCTCCCCGGTATCCGGGGGTCTTCGGTCGTCGGAAAGGTCCAGCCGGCACAGCGTCCCATAACGCTCGCGGACACAAAGTACGCCCTCTCCCGGCACCCGAAGGTGAAGGGGATCCTCACCGGTCCGAGCACGCTTGCACACGGTCTTGCCATCGAGACGTCGTTCTACCGGAACAAGGAAGAACTGGTCCTCGATCTTGCTCAGGCGCTCGCAGTCGAGGCGAGACACCTCCAGGACGCCGGGGTTGCCCTCATCCAGGTCGATGAGCCCATCTTCTCGACGGGGGCGGCAAACATCGCCGTCGGCCGGGAGGCGGTGAACGCGATCGCCGGGGTGCTGCGCACTCCCGTCTGTCTCCACGTCTGCGGGAACCTCGAGACTGTCATCGATGATATTCTCAGAACAAACGTCGCCATATTCGATTTTGAGTTCGCAAACAACCCCGGAAATCTCGAGGTGCTCTCGGAGAAGGATCTCCGGGGCCGGATGGTCGGCTATGGGTGCGTCGACTCGGCAGATCCGGGGATCGAGAGTATTGAAGCGATCAAAAAGAGGATCGAGGCCGGGGTCGATATCTTCTCGCCGGAGGCGATGCTCCTTGATCCTGACTGCGGTATGCGGATGCGGACGCGGGATGAGGCGTTCGGCAAACTGAAGAATATGGTCGCTGCGGCGAAACTTGTCCGGGCCGAGTATACGGACTAG
- the aspS gene encoding aspartate--tRNA(Asn) ligase produces the protein MRQPIQAVTPKTEYAEVIGWVHEVRDLGGLAFFVIRDRSGIIQVTIPKKKVTAEVLETVRNISRESVVRVRGQVKAIEKAPGGREIVPEELEIISLAESPLPLDVAEKVPAELDTRLDSRFLDARKPRVRAIFFIRSAVTCAATAFLASRGCINITTPKIVAAATEGGTELFPIAYFEKEAFMNQSPQLYKQMMMAAGFESVFEIGPIFRAEEHNTVRHLNEATSLDVEVSFADHNDVMELLEDLIIHVYETVAKTCSNELAELGIELAVPKKPFPRIPYIEAIEIANRTIEEKIAFGGDLSPAAERAVGDAVGTHYFIVDWPTDTRPYYAMPYPDRPEFCKAFDLMHPRMELASGAQRIHDYNLLVERIRAKGLSPESFEFYLKTFRYGMPPHAGWGLGIERLVMTMLDLGNIREAVLFPRDRHRLTP, from the coding sequence ATGCGTCAACCAATACAGGCCGTAACCCCCAAGACCGAATATGCTGAGGTCATTGGATGGGTGCACGAGGTCCGCGACCTCGGTGGACTTGCGTTCTTTGTTATTCGTGATAGATCCGGCATCATCCAGGTGACTATCCCGAAGAAGAAGGTCACGGCTGAGGTTCTTGAGACTGTCCGGAACATCTCAAGAGAATCCGTGGTCCGGGTCCGTGGCCAGGTAAAGGCGATCGAGAAAGCACCCGGCGGACGCGAGATCGTCCCCGAAGAACTTGAGATCATCAGCCTTGCGGAGAGCCCGCTCCCGCTCGACGTCGCCGAGAAGGTCCCGGCCGAGCTCGATACTAGGCTTGACTCCCGGTTCCTGGACGCGAGAAAACCGCGTGTCCGCGCCATCTTCTTCATCCGCTCTGCGGTGACCTGCGCCGCGACCGCGTTCCTTGCCTCACGGGGCTGCATCAATATCACCACCCCGAAGATCGTCGCCGCCGCGACCGAGGGCGGTACCGAGCTCTTCCCGATCGCCTACTTCGAGAAAGAGGCCTTCATGAACCAGAGCCCGCAGCTCTATAAGCAGATGATGATGGCTGCCGGGTTTGAGAGCGTCTTTGAGATCGGTCCCATCTTCCGGGCCGAGGAGCACAATACCGTCCGCCACCTCAATGAGGCGACGAGCCTCGATGTCGAGGTCTCGTTTGCGGACCACAACGACGTCATGGAACTCCTGGAAGACCTGATCATCCACGTCTACGAGACGGTCGCAAAGACCTGCAGCAACGAACTCGCGGAGCTCGGGATCGAACTTGCGGTTCCGAAGAAGCCGTTCCCCCGGATCCCGTATATCGAGGCGATCGAGATCGCAAACCGCACCATCGAGGAGAAGATTGCCTTCGGCGGTGACCTCTCCCCGGCGGCCGAGCGGGCGGTCGGCGATGCGGTCGGGACGCACTACTTCATCGTCGATTGGCCGACCGATACCAGGCCCTACTATGCGATGCCCTACCCGGACAGGCCTGAGTTCTGCAAGGCCTTCGACCTGATGCACCCCAGGATGGAACTTGCCTCCGGTGCCCAGCGTATCCACGACTATAACCTCCTGGTGGAGCGGATCCGCGCAAAGGGCCTCTCCCCCGAGAGTTTCGAGTTCTACCTAAAGACGTTCCGCTACGGGATGCCTCCGCACGCCGGATGGGGCCTCGGCATCGAGCGTCTCGTGATGACGATGCTCGATCTCGGAAACATCCGCGAGGCGGTGCTCTTCCCGCGCGACCGACACAGACTGACCCCATGA
- a CDS encoding sulfurtransferase TusA family protein has product MELENKPMAVVDCIGLYCPMPVTMTKEAIEKLDVGEVLMVKADDPAAEEDIRRWADRMGHEIVKFEKVDGVMRFCIRKMK; this is encoded by the coding sequence ATGGAATTGGAGAATAAACCCATGGCGGTCGTGGACTGTATCGGGCTCTACTGTCCCATGCCGGTCACGATGACAAAAGAGGCCATCGAGAAACTCGACGTCGGAGAGGTGCTCATGGTCAAGGCGGACGACCCTGCCGCAGAGGAGGACATCCGGCGCTGGGCAGACCGGATGGGTCACGAGATCGTGAAGTTCGAAAAGGTTGACGGAGTCATGAGGTTCTGCATCCGGAAGATGAAGTAG
- a CDS encoding pyruvoyl-dependent arginine decarboxylase, whose product MFVPTKCFFTKGVGIHKDKLASFELALRQAGIEKYNLVYVSSIFPPNCQLISKEEGLKELSPGSIVYVVMARNETNEPSRLVSAAIGHAMPKESDAYGYLSEHHAFGETAEVSGEYAEDLAATMLATTLGIEFDPDQAWQEREQIYKASGRIISTTHTCQAAEGDMSGRWTTVIAAAVFL is encoded by the coding sequence ATGTTTGTTCCGACCAAGTGTTTCTTTACAAAAGGTGTGGGGATCCACAAAGACAAACTGGCATCGTTTGAACTGGCCCTCAGGCAGGCAGGCATCGAGAAATACAATCTTGTTTACGTCTCGAGTATCTTTCCCCCGAACTGTCAGCTGATATCGAAGGAGGAAGGCTTAAAGGAACTCTCTCCGGGCAGCATCGTCTACGTCGTCATGGCCCGGAATGAGACCAATGAACCGAGCCGGCTTGTCTCTGCCGCCATCGGACATGCAATGCCCAAGGAGAGCGACGCCTACGGCTACCTTTCCGAGCACCATGCCTTCGGAGAGACCGCGGAAGTGTCGGGCGAGTACGCCGAGGACCTTGCGGCGACAATGCTCGCGACAACGCTCGGCATCGAGTTCGATCCCGACCAGGCATGGCAGGAACGCGAGCAGATCTACAAGGCGAGCGGACGGATTATAAGCACGACGCATACCTGTCAGGCGGCGGAAGGGGATATGAGCGGCCGCTGGACCACGGTCATTGCTGCGGCGGTCTTCCTGTAA
- a CDS encoding RAD55 family ATPase has translation MAEIIRRSTGIAGLDLVLNGGVPPGTRIIISGSPLSGLELLAQQFWQAGEEGGTYLMLDAVPEEGMTDARGMDAAALAGAMQGERIVVDSLSTLITAWGIDAATRFVLEDTRGIIDRGANIVYLLYTNHHTPLEEARMMRAADVFIVLRHEIHGNEVERTLAVEKLKGGEVPQRVIPYHIIAKGLELSTTSRVV, from the coding sequence TTGGCAGAAATCATAAGGCGCTCTACAGGAATCGCAGGCCTGGATCTTGTGCTCAACGGGGGGGTCCCGCCAGGCACCCGCATCATCATCTCCGGATCCCCACTAAGCGGTCTCGAACTCCTGGCGCAACAGTTCTGGCAGGCGGGAGAGGAGGGAGGCACCTACCTGATGCTCGATGCCGTGCCCGAGGAGGGCATGACCGACGCACGGGGGATGGATGCCGCGGCGCTCGCCGGAGCCATGCAGGGGGAGAGGATTGTCGTGGACTCTCTCTCCACACTGATCACCGCCTGGGGGATTGATGCGGCCACGAGGTTCGTCCTCGAGGATACTCGCGGGATCATCGATAGAGGGGCAAACATCGTCTACCTCCTCTACACCAACCACCACACGCCCCTCGAGGAGGCGCGAATGATGCGCGCCGCCGACGTCTTCATCGTTCTCAGACACGAGATCCACGGCAACGAGGTCGAGCGGACGCTCGCCGTCGAGAAACTCAAAGGCGGGGAGGTGCCGCAGCGGGTGATCCCCTACCATATCATAGCAAAGGGGCTTGAACTCTCGACGACGAGCAGGGTGGTTTAA
- a CDS encoding DsrE family protein, translated as MARILYIQTSGIDTPERLYAPFVLATAARAMGVDVDIFFMIKGVTVVKRGAAEEIQAGNFPKLSEMRDQAIAAGAKIYICEQSTETLGLERGDFIEEGRVVGSLTLNDLAIDADAVITF; from the coding sequence ATGGCACGGATACTCTATATCCAGACCAGCGGTATCGACACTCCCGAGAGGCTGTATGCGCCGTTCGTTCTCGCTACCGCGGCGCGAGCAATGGGCGTGGACGTGGACATCTTCTTCATGATCAAAGGGGTGACGGTCGTCAAGAGAGGGGCGGCGGAGGAGATCCAGGCCGGCAACTTCCCGAAACTCTCTGAGATGAGGGACCAGGCGATCGCCGCGGGAGCAAAGATCTACATCTGCGAGCAGAGCACCGAGACTCTCGGCCTCGAGCGAGGGGACTTCATCGAGGAGGGGCGGGTCGTCGGTTCCCTTACCCTAAACGACCTCGCCATCGATGCCGATGCAGTCATTACGTTTTAG
- a CDS encoding sulfurtransferase TusA family protein, which yields MMYADKTVSCVGICQSPMLSIETEMKALNEGQILQVTTDKPDLVEMVRNWAGESGHTIEEEHVTSGVTTIILRKGRVAPVEAK from the coding sequence ATGATGTATGCGGATAAGACAGTCAGCTGCGTTGGCATCTGCCAGTCGCCCATGCTCTCGATCGAGACGGAGATGAAGGCGCTCAACGAGGGGCAGATCCTGCAGGTAACGACCGATAAACCCGATCTTGTCGAGATGGTTCGGAACTGGGCCGGTGAGAGCGGACATACGATCGAGGAGGAGCATGTCACCTCGGGTGTTACGACCATCATCCTGCGCAAGGGGAGGGTGGCGCCTGTAGAAGCGAAGTGA